In a genomic window of Candidatus Omnitrophota bacterium:
- the lysA gene encoding diaminopimelate decarboxylase, which yields MHDFKYKKNQLYCEDVIVEKLAKTFGTPLYVYSRSTLLDHYLKLRSAFAQINPLICYSVKANSNLSILKALVSQGAGLDIVSGGELYRALKIGCPAQKIVYASVGKTDKEIVTAISKGIFFFNVESSAELENINRISGKLKKITRVAIRLNPDVEAKTHKYVTTGKITNKFGIDLESAYKILLLRAKFKNLNICGLHIHIGSQITESAPFVAALKKVSDFIQRLKHKGVKLEYLNIGGGLGIVYDRETPQTAQIYAAKIIPLLKKTGLKIIMEPGRFIVGNAGILVTKVIYIKHTPKKKFIIVDAGMNDLIRPALYSAHHSILSLRKNLKSEKADVVGPICESGDFLAKERYIAKVKEGEYLAVMGAGAYGFSMSSNYNSRLRAAEVMVAADKISLIRKRESFEDLIRNEKI from the coding sequence ATGCACGATTTTAAATACAAGAAAAATCAGCTTTATTGCGAGGATGTTATAGTTGAAAAATTGGCTAAAACTTTCGGCACGCCGCTTTATGTTTATAGCCGCAGCACCCTCCTGGATCACTACTTAAAGCTAAGATCCGCATTCGCTCAAATCAATCCGCTTATCTGCTATTCGGTAAAAGCAAATTCCAACCTTTCCATATTAAAAGCTTTGGTTAGTCAAGGCGCCGGGCTGGATATAGTTTCCGGAGGGGAGCTTTATCGGGCCCTTAAAATCGGCTGCCCCGCGCAAAAAATCGTTTATGCTTCAGTCGGCAAAACCGATAAAGAAATTGTTACCGCGATTTCAAAAGGCATTTTCTTTTTTAATGTTGAATCGTCGGCGGAGTTGGAGAATATCAACCGCATATCCGGGAAACTTAAAAAAATTACCCGCGTGGCGATCCGCCTTAATCCCGACGTGGAAGCCAAAACCCACAAATATGTGACTACGGGTAAAATTACGAATAAGTTCGGTATTGATTTGGAGAGCGCCTACAAGATACTTCTTTTACGCGCTAAATTTAAAAATTTAAATATCTGCGGTTTGCATATCCATATCGGCTCGCAAATTACCGAAAGCGCGCCGTTTGTGGCAGCGCTAAAGAAGGTATCGGATTTTATCCAGCGTTTAAAACATAAAGGCGTAAAACTTGAATATTTAAATATCGGCGGCGGCCTGGGTATTGTTTATGACCGTGAAACTCCGCAGACCGCCCAGATTTACGCCGCTAAAATCATCCCGCTTTTGAAAAAAACCGGGCTTAAAATAATTATGGAGCCGGGCAGGTTTATTGTGGGCAACGCCGGAATCTTGGTTACTAAGGTCATCTACATTAAGCATACGCCGAAAAAGAAATTCATCATCGTGGATGCCGGTATGAATGATTTAATCCGTCCGGCGTTGTACTCGGCGCACCACAGTATTTTGTCTTTGCGTAAAAATTTAAAAAGCGAAAAAGCCGATGTTGTCGGGCCGATATGTGAAAGCGGTGATTTTTTGGCAAAAGAGCGCTATATTGCCAAAGTCAAAGAGGGGGAATATCTGGCGGTAATGGGGGCCGGCGCCTATGGGTTTAGCATGTCCAGTAATTATAACTCGCGTCTTCGGGCAGCCGAGGTCATGGTGGCCGCAGATAAAATATCCTTGATTCGTAAAAGAGAATCTTTTGAGGATTTAATCCGTAATGAGAAAATTTAA
- the dapF gene encoding diaminopimelate epimerase, which produces MRKFNFIKMVASGNDFIVIKDKPAGNLSALAKALCDRRFGIGADGLLILEKSRKADIRMKIFNADGSEAEMCGNGARCAALFSGKKKSRLVTCAGVINAQVYGERVKVQITDPKGIKLDIPIKINGRVIKASFINTGVPHTVVFVNGINDIDVRQIGGSIRNHVKFRPAGTNVNFVEVKGANTIRVRTYERGVEDETLACGTGSVACALIFALKNNLDNLVKVETQSGEILKVYFQKVNSKFSNIWLEGSARIVYKGEYYV; this is translated from the coding sequence ATGAGAAAATTTAATTTTATCAAGATGGTTGCTTCCGGAAATGATTTTATCGTAATTAAAGATAAACCTGCCGGGAATTTATCCGCATTAGCCAAAGCATTGTGTGATCGGAGGTTTGGTATAGGCGCTGATGGCCTGTTGATATTGGAAAAATCCAGAAAAGCGGATATTAGGATGAAGATATTTAATGCCGATGGTTCAGAGGCAGAGATGTGCGGAAACGGAGCCCGCTGCGCTGCTTTGTTTAGCGGCAAGAAGAAATCCAGGCTCGTTACTTGTGCCGGAGTAATTAACGCACAAGTTTACGGCGAGCGGGTAAAAGTTCAGATTACTGATCCGAAAGGTATAAAATTAGATATTCCTATAAAAATAAACGGCAGAGTGATAAAAGCGAGCTTTATAAATACCGGGGTTCCGCATACGGTAGTTTTTGTAAATGGTATTAATGATATTGATGTGAGGCAGATTGGAGGCAGTATCCGCAATCACGTGAAATTCAGGCCAGCCGGAACCAATGTAAATTTTGTGGAAGTAAAAGGGGCCAATACCATCAGGGTCCGTACCTATGAAAGAGGAGTTGAGGATGAAACTTTGGCTTGCGGAACAGGGAGCGTTGCTTGCGCCCTGATTTTTGCTTTAAAAAATAATTTGGATAACTTAGTTAAGGTAGAAACGCAAAGCGGGGAGATCCTGAAAGTTTATTTCCAGAAAGTTAATTCTAAATTTAGTAATATTTGGCTGGAGGGAAGTGCCAGAATAGTTTACAAAGGAGAATATTATGTTTAA